One part of the Quercus lobata isolate SW786 chromosome 7, ValleyOak3.0 Primary Assembly, whole genome shotgun sequence genome encodes these proteins:
- the LOC115953885 gene encoding uncharacterized protein LOC115953885 gives MGDSASYIRMVHHLIEECIIFNMSKEECMEALSKHANIKPVITSTVWKELEKENKEFFEAYTKRREDRSASEMETKQRIQNMVSESSKRDTQD, from the exons ATGGGAGACTCAGCTTCATATATACGCATG GTGCACCACCTGATCGAAGAGTGTATCATATTTAACATGAGCAAGGAAGAGTGCATGGAAGCCCTCTCTAAGCATGCAAATATCAAACCAGTCATTACCTCCACAG TGTGGAAGGAATTGGAGAAGGAGAACAAGGAATTCTTCGAGGCCTACACAAAGAGGAGGGAAGATAGATCAGCATCTGAAATGGAGACAAAGCAAAGGATTCAAAATATGGTTTCTGAATCTTCCAAAAGAGATACCCAAGACTAG